The following are encoded together in the Thermococcus sibiricus MM 739 genome:
- a CDS encoding nitroreductase family protein: protein MDFFEVVKKRRSIRKYQDRKVPREYVEKILEVAFYSPSSMNRRPWHFVVVEGREIIKKLANTRGALRFLETAPLAIVVCGDEKISSAWVFDASIAAEHIQLAATALGLGACWGHVLDRQHSEEKSAEDYVRELLGIPEHVRILCVIGIGYPVEQKLEHDEKEIMWERVHLNEFGNAFK from the coding sequence ATGGATTTCTTTGAAGTTGTTAAAAAGAGGCGGAGCATTAGAAAGTACCAAGATAGAAAGGTGCCAAGAGAATACGTGGAGAAAATTCTTGAGGTGGCTTTTTATTCCCCGAGCTCAATGAACAGGAGACCGTGGCACTTTGTGGTCGTTGAAGGTAGAGAGATCATTAAAAAGCTGGCAAATACGAGAGGAGCGTTAAGATTCCTTGAAACAGCGCCTTTGGCAATAGTTGTTTGCGGGGATGAAAAGATAAGCTCGGCGTGGGTTTTTGATGCAAGTATTGCAGCAGAACATATACAACTGGCAGCCACGGCCTTAGGCCTAGGAGCATGCTGGGGGCACGTATTGGACAGGCAACACAGTGAAGAAAAGAGTGCCGAGGACTATGTAAGAGAACTTTTAGGAATCCCAGAGCATGTTAGAATTTTATGTGTAATTGGAATAGGTTACCCCGTAGAACAAAAGCTTGAACACGATGAAAAAGAGATAATGTGGGAAAGAGTACATCTAAATGAATTTGGAAACGCTTTTAAATGA